In Aquiflexum balticum DSM 16537, a single genomic region encodes these proteins:
- a CDS encoding HEPN domain-containing protein, translating into MNEIKSKTTLTEAEEMFNNAQEELCRPEEDVVHYNACKNAYKAIEKYMTGFLLNHGIGIQNSHSIQDLLIQCRKIDSKFNDLNLDYVMDAENVDKLMINLSTAKEFINLAGKTRKLVGIQ; encoded by the coding sequence ATGAACGAAATAAAATCAAAAACCACCCTGACAGAGGCAGAGGAAATGTTCAATAATGCACAAGAAGAACTTTGCAGACCAGAAGAGGATGTTGTTCATTATAATGCCTGCAAAAATGCCTATAAAGCTATAGAAAAATATATGACCGGTTTTTTACTCAACCATGGTATTGGGATTCAAAATTCACATTCAATTCAAGACCTCTTGATCCAGTGCCGTAAAATCGATTCCAAATTCAATGATCTGAACCTCGATTATGTAATGGATGCGGAGAACGTAGATAAGCTGATGATCAATTTGTCTACGGCAAAGGAATTTATAAACCTTGCCGGAAAAACCCGAAAATTGGTGGGCATACAATGA
- a CDS encoding AIR synthase related protein: MNERYMQRGVSASKEDVHQAISKLDKGLYPKAFCKIVEDTLGNDPEYCNIMHADGAGTKSSLAYMYWKETGDLSVWKGIAQDAIIMNIDDLLCVGAINNILVSSTIGRNKNLIPGEVISAIINGTEEVLQMLRDHGVNVVLTGGETADVGDLVRTVIVDSTVTCRMRRDEVISNDKIKSGDVVVGLASHGQSTYEDFYNGGMGSNGLTSARHDVFNKLLKTKFPESFDSAVPSDLVYTGKYNLTDPSPGLPIDMGKLVLSPTRTYAPIMVDVLKYLRPKIHGIVHCSGGAQTKVLHFVDNVHVIKDNLFETPPLFKIIQEESGTDWKEMYKVFNMGHRMEIYLEERYAEEVVDIAETLGVEAKIIGRVVPHEGKKVTVSGKHGTFEY, translated from the coding sequence ATGAACGAAAGGTATATGCAAAGGGGTGTTTCGGCATCCAAAGAAGACGTACACCAGGCAATATCCAAATTGGATAAAGGTCTTTATCCAAAAGCTTTTTGCAAAATAGTAGAGGATACGCTCGGCAACGATCCTGAATATTGCAATATCATGCATGCTGACGGTGCGGGAACAAAGTCTTCGCTCGCCTATATGTATTGGAAAGAAACCGGGGATCTGAGTGTTTGGAAGGGTATTGCCCAAGATGCCATCATCATGAATATCGATGACCTGCTTTGTGTAGGCGCTATCAACAATATACTTGTCTCTTCTACCATAGGTCGAAACAAAAACCTCATCCCTGGCGAGGTTATTTCTGCCATTATCAATGGCACCGAAGAAGTTCTGCAAATGCTCCGTGACCATGGTGTCAATGTGGTTTTGACAGGAGGAGAAACTGCCGATGTAGGAGATTTGGTACGAACCGTTATCGTCGACAGTACTGTGACCTGTAGAATGAGACGGGATGAGGTTATTTCCAATGATAAAATCAAATCCGGTGATGTGGTAGTGGGCTTGGCTTCTCATGGACAGTCAACCTATGAAGACTTTTACAATGGAGGAATGGGATCCAACGGACTTACCTCGGCCAGGCATGATGTATTCAATAAGCTTTTAAAAACAAAATTTCCTGAGAGTTTTGATTCTGCAGTTCCTTCCGATTTGGTTTATACAGGAAAGTATAATCTTACAGATCCCTCTCCTGGATTACCAATCGATATGGGAAAACTGGTCCTTTCTCCCACCAGAACCTATGCCCCGATAATGGTGGATGTGTTAAAATATTTACGGCCAAAGATTCATGGGATTGTCCACTGTAGCGGTGGGGCCCAGACTAAAGTGCTTCATTTTGTAGATAATGTGCATGTCATCAAGGACAACCTTTTTGAAACCCCGCCATTGTTTAAGATCATTCAGGAAGAAAGCGGTACAGATTGGAAAGAAATGTATAAAGTTTTTAATATGGGACACCGAATGGAAATCTACCTGGAGGAAAGGTATGCCGAAGAGGTGGTGGATATAGCAGAAACGTTGGGGGTAGAGGCAAAAATTATCGGTAGGGTTGTCCCTCATGAAGGCAAAAAAGTTACAGTAAGCGGCAAGCATGGAACTTTTGAGTATTGA
- a CDS encoding neutral/alkaline non-lysosomal ceramidase N-terminal domain-containing protein: MMQRKIAHKVFKTFAWIFGVVVFLALVTLTKVDWRDYRDMEYYDQTMSHLDTLKYKTKKGDIWLAGWSSLNVTPDTPAKLLGYKPRGKYQFVQDSSFVKSLVIGNGNSTVAFVNYELMIVHPFLQEKINTAIKKENLPLDYVYFTATHTHSGMGGYIPGLVSKLALGGIDKTIVSLLTDKTIEGLKKAISVKDTVEIFFQKSRADTLVANRLIKEDPVDPYIRQIIFEKKNGMKGSFMTFSAHPTILNSKFMGLSGDYPHYLTKMMEDSGYDFSLFAAGTVGSHRPVTNGKAPEDVTDYAKALHLNLEGNIEKTTIINQSNISMAQLPLNLRKAHFRIREKTRVRPWIFNALLGDTNPHFDIIQIGNVLMISSSGEISGVFMADWEAFAKDRGLELIITCFNGGYIGYITPDEYYNYPLYEVRDMNWYGPYNGAYFDEIIRKLIDKAG, translated from the coding sequence ATGATGCAAAGAAAAATCGCCCATAAGGTTTTCAAAACATTTGCATGGATTTTTGGTGTGGTTGTTTTTTTGGCTTTGGTTACATTGACCAAAGTGGATTGGAGAGATTACAGGGATATGGAATATTACGATCAAACCATGTCCCATTTGGATACCTTGAAGTACAAAACCAAAAAAGGTGACATTTGGTTGGCAGGTTGGTCTTCCTTAAATGTGACCCCTGACACTCCGGCAAAGCTCCTGGGTTATAAACCCAGAGGTAAATATCAATTTGTTCAGGACAGCAGTTTTGTCAAATCTTTGGTCATTGGAAATGGAAACTCCACCGTTGCCTTTGTGAATTATGAGCTGATGATAGTCCATCCTTTTCTCCAGGAAAAAATCAACACAGCCATAAAAAAAGAAAATCTACCATTAGACTATGTTTATTTCACTGCTACCCATACCCACAGCGGCATGGGGGGATATATTCCCGGTTTGGTCAGTAAACTAGCTTTGGGCGGAATAGACAAAACGATAGTTTCCCTATTGACAGACAAAACAATTGAGGGCTTAAAAAAAGCAATTTCTGTCAAAGATACCGTCGAAATTTTTTTCCAAAAATCAAGAGCAGATACTCTGGTGGCCAACAGGCTGATCAAAGAAGATCCTGTAGACCCCTATATCCGACAAATCATTTTTGAAAAGAAAAATGGAATGAAAGGATCTTTTATGACTTTCAGTGCCCACCCGACTATTTTGAACTCAAAGTTTATGGGTCTGTCCGGAGATTATCCGCATTATCTCACCAAAATGATGGAGGATAGCGGCTATGATTTTTCACTTTTTGCTGCAGGTACAGTAGGCAGTCATCGGCCTGTGACGAATGGGAAAGCTCCAGAAGATGTGACGGATTATGCCAAAGCGCTTCATTTAAATCTGGAAGGAAACATTGAAAAGACAACAATAATTAACCAAAGTAATATTTCCATGGCCCAATTACCCTTAAACCTCAGAAAGGCACATTTCAGGATTAGGGAAAAAACAAGAGTAAGGCCTTGGATTTTCAATGCACTTCTTGGGGATACCAATCCCCATTTTGACATTATCCAAATCGGGAATGTTTTAATGATCAGTTCCAGTGGGGAAATATCAGGAGTTTTTATGGCAGATTGGGAAGCTTTCGCCAAAGATCGCGGATTGGAATTGATCATCACTTGCTTCAATGGGGGTTATATCGGTTATATTACTCCCGATGAATACTACAACTACCCCTTATATGAAGTCCGGGACATGAATTGGTATGGGCCCTATAACGGTGCCTATTTTGATGAGATCATAAGGAAATTGATCGATAAAGCCGGTTGA
- a CDS encoding UbiA prenyltransferase family protein → MKKIKYFLLAINLLSLDVVLGACAGMYFFSDLLDVKSPFLTYVLLGLAVWGIYTFDHLLDAKFTGRTAISKRHRFHQQYFKSIIIIWLLLILFGVCLLMFFPQIQFIVLPGSVLALMMIFWMGLIRWIGERASWLKEISTAVFYVAGIVLVPVLLAPKEYLNHFFYLFFGAYSVLACINLLILSFLDREGDRIDGYGSVLVIISKRQLSNLVWILGIFLSGFLIILLFWIPSFYKIHCSLLLIMVLFHLLQFSSSHQNNKDVIRQKLEASFILPLILLFF, encoded by the coding sequence ATGAAAAAGATCAAATATTTTTTACTTGCCATCAATCTTTTATCTCTAGACGTGGTGCTAGGGGCTTGTGCGGGTATGTATTTTTTTTCCGATTTATTGGATGTCAAAAGTCCGTTTTTGACTTATGTTCTTTTAGGCTTGGCCGTTTGGGGGATTTATACTTTTGATCATTTATTGGATGCAAAATTTACCGGGAGAACTGCGATTTCCAAAAGGCACCGCTTTCATCAACAATATTTTAAATCCATAATTATCATCTGGTTACTCCTGATTTTGTTTGGCGTGTGTTTATTGATGTTTTTTCCTCAAATCCAATTTATAGTTTTACCGGGATCGGTTTTAGCTTTGATGATGATTTTTTGGATGGGATTAATAAGATGGATAGGTGAAAGGGCCTCTTGGCTGAAGGAAATTTCCACTGCGGTATTTTATGTGGCAGGTATTGTTTTGGTCCCTGTGCTTTTGGCCCCAAAAGAATATTTAAACCATTTTTTCTATCTTTTTTTTGGGGCTTATTCGGTTTTGGCCTGCATCAATCTATTGATTCTTTCATTTCTTGATCGGGAAGGGGATAGGATAGATGGGTATGGTTCTGTTTTGGTAATTATTTCCAAAAGGCAATTGTCCAATCTTGTTTGGATTTTGGGAATTTTCCTGTCAGGGTTTTTGATCATTCTTTTGTTCTGGATACCTTCTTTTTACAAAATCCATTGTAGTTTACTTTTGATTATGGTCTTATTCCACCTCCTTCAGTTTTCTTCCAGTCATCAAAACAATAAAGATGTCATCAGACAAAAATTGGAAGCGTCATTCATATTACCCTTGATATTATTGTTCTTTTAG
- the atpG gene encoding ATP synthase F1 subunit gamma: MANLKEVKQRITSVTSTQQITRAMKMVAAAKLRRAQDRILKMRPYSQKLTSILNDVISGMGGELDVVYAQQREVKSVLLVVMTSDKGLCGAFNSNAIKAAVYLLENRFKAADVTILPLGKKAFEYFSKRGYQINSDYYGIFADVKYDEVREIALYAMKGFESGKFDHVAMVYNHFRNVATQDVTVEQFLPMGVDASEKKEVSTDYILEPSKEYVVQDLVPTALKTQLYKAVLESNASEHGARMTSMDKATENAGELLKELKLLYNRSRQAAITNEILEIVAGANALEGN; the protein is encoded by the coding sequence ATGGCCAACCTTAAGGAAGTAAAGCAAAGGATCACCTCGGTCACTTCTACCCAGCAGATTACCAGAGCCATGAAAATGGTAGCTGCAGCAAAGCTGAGAAGGGCCCAGGATAGGATATTGAAAATGCGTCCCTATTCTCAAAAACTTACCTCTATTCTCAATGATGTCATATCCGGAATGGGAGGTGAGTTGGATGTGGTCTATGCACAACAGAGAGAAGTCAAAAGTGTCTTGTTGGTAGTCATGACCTCTGATAAAGGCCTATGCGGAGCTTTCAATTCCAATGCTATTAAAGCAGCTGTTTACTTATTGGAAAATAGATTTAAAGCCGCCGACGTCACGATACTTCCCCTAGGAAAAAAGGCTTTTGAATATTTTTCAAAAAGAGGATACCAAATCAATTCTGATTATTATGGAATTTTCGCAGATGTGAAATACGATGAAGTCAGGGAAATTGCACTTTATGCCATGAAAGGTTTTGAATCAGGGAAATTCGATCATGTAGCTATGGTGTACAACCATTTCAGAAATGTAGCTACTCAGGACGTCACTGTCGAACAATTCCTTCCTATGGGTGTTGATGCCTCAGAAAAGAAAGAAGTAAGTACCGATTATATCCTTGAACCTTCCAAGGAATATGTGGTTCAGGATTTGGTTCCAACGGCTTTGAAAACGCAGCTTTATAAAGCTGTTCTTGAAAGCAATGCTTCAGAACACGGGGCCAGGATGACCTCTATGGACAAGGCTACTGAAAATGCAGGAGAATTGTTGAAAGAACTCAAATTATTATACAACAGATCCCGACAAGCTGCTATCACCAATGAAATCCTTGAGATTGTTGCTGGTGCAAATGCGTTGGAAGGTAATTGA